A section of the Leishmania braziliensis MHOM/BR/75/M2904 complete genome, chromosome 13 genome encodes:
- a CDS encoding putative RNA helicase, with amino-acid sequence MTQGHLAEYIFTGGVQTNSFVSECMQAQRPVALLTHSGEPLSPRGDRVGGSGRSAYQEQRKISLDMLLSSVDDIVSQVYVNFDEDLTKLLLNALDRVTACETLDQKERAKVRVIDELLEVLGDSHYDLLQCIMYRPREVFLRLLEEFCTLEDAGDAGVSQSSGGPKGLTVRVVKNTNQRSQGQDVVINDAGKLTDQKWLAHMNKRYRVLMQESELDELFKRDFSVTGSIMPAGATVTKKSGHVRIHIPPPTQEILPDSKRICIATSLPEWTHPAFLSITHLNTIQTTIFETAFHTSQNMLVCAPTGAGKTVCALLVMLRCISEHFEGGVLDRDFKIIFVAPMKALAQEMVENFSRRLAPFMMKVRELTGDMQLTKRELAETQVIVTTPEKWDVITRKQSNEELVSQVRLIIMDEIHLLNEERGPVLEALVARTLRHGELNPEQRIRLVGLSATLPNYKDVANFLQADLREGLKVFGPEYRPVPLEQTFIGVQNASGPQKRNKEFELDRLAYEEVVKNVREGHQVMVFVHSRKQTIGLAKYFIEESKCRGEEQLFQYRGVMPSAIDKKGRTLQGRDLASLFIAGFGAHHAGLVRYDRTSTEGFFRDGYLKVLCCTSTLAWGVNLPAHTVVIRGTQMYDPKRGGLVSISVLDVMQIFGRAGRPQFDTSGHGIIISDDKEVSHFLRLIAHALPIESQLQGKLCDHLNAEVNAGTISSVMEASSWLEYTYMWQRIRVNPLTYGLKVNNVRKDPELKAVRYGMINTSFTDLAIAGMVRYNPETGSVESTDLGRLASHYYITYESISIFNEKMRRPDDTWIDTLDMGTAMNIAASAKEFSQLKVRQEELDELQYLHQLLPKQVREYRVSDESADETSTQWKVTTLLKAYINRLSVETHSLSSDMVYVLQNMPRICRALFEIELERGHPLTTYTYLTLCKCIEHRCWDFEHPLMQFANWSHRVNITDAVWMNLNKRNPSMQLLQEMTAKEAGEMVHNVRAGRDIVDLVSKFPSVNIDIDVQPITRSILRVKVTIEANFVWSRDLSGNSELFWLLVEDQDNHFIFHHESVTLTRKEVESGTPHVVNLAVPIVPQYDMYSVRLYSDRWMGCKEDYTFSIGHLHLPEDSQMTTKLLPLGPLRLHVIPEEYHVMYSNYRQFNAVQTQIFHAMFHTDQNVFLGAPTGSGKTIAAEMAILRVFEQYPGKKVVYIAPLKALVKERLRDWKARMTLVGRSVVELSGDATPDISALAKADILCTTPEKWDGISRNWQVRSYVTAVKLVVFDEVHMLGTDRGPILEVIVSRMRYIGWSLKAPIRLVGLSTAVSNPGDLSSWLGVEKKWAVFNFDPSVRPVPMTVHIAGYHGKNYCPRMATMNKPTYNAICEKSPTQPVLVFVSSRRQTRLTAMALIGFLLMEDNTAKWVHMDVDQVQKYTSRLDDPYVKHCLQFGVGIHHAGLLEGDRTIVEEAFLSNRIQVLVATSTLAWGVNLPAHMVVVKGTEYFDAKTNSYVDFPITDVLQMIGRAGRPQFDTEGVAQVLCHEPKKGFYRKFLYDPFPVESALHKQLHVHINAEIVSGTINTRQDAVNYLTWTYLFRRIARNPSYYGLEDGSPKAVTIFLSTLVKGVLADLERCGCIEQPDAMDEDFDPDAIQYTILGKLCSYYYISHITVDLFNRSIEPDHSCGELLRLMCDAEEFNELPVRHNEDKLNMQLARQLPLPVRDAEVDSPHAKAFLLFQALFERAPMPITDYITDQKSAMDNAVRVIQAMVDVAANNGHLYAALRCMALMQCMVQARWWDDNSLLQIPNVDKAMLPVIEKECDGVRGAAELANRPLAVLHSFQKVLEMPIFGLQERDVNESMEAVRGLPLIQVDLTIQQQQPTAAEETSANDEEAVLTYELTVHLQRLSFGQKSVIAPHFSKAKDEQYWVVVGHEPTGELVALKRVNRLRQSSTTTLQIEWDEDWVQYNPDGTVELNMYLVCDSYIGMDQQYSFILPRSN; translated from the coding sequence GTCACCTGGCAGAGTACATTTTCACGGGTGGCGTGCAGACGAATAGCTTCGTGTCGGAGTGCATGCAGGCGCAGAGGCCCGTGGCTCTGCTCACCCACTCCGGCGAGCCGCTGTCGCCCCGTGGGGATCGAGTCGGTGGATCTGGCCGCTCGGCGTACCAGGAGCAGCGTAAGATTTCGTTGGATATGCTACTCTCCAGCGTTGACGACATCGTGTCACAGGTGTACGTGAACTTTGACGAGGATCTCACCAAGTTGCTGCTCAACGCACTCGATCGTGTTACGGCCTGCGAGACCCTGGATCAGAAGGAGCGAGCAAAGGTGCGTGTTATCGATGAGCTGCTCGAGGTTCTTGGGGACAGTCACTACgacctgctgcagtgcataATGTACCGCCCTCGCGAAGTCTTCCTCCGACTCTTGGAGGAGTTCTGCACCTTGGAGGATGCCGGGGATGCGGGGGTGAGCCAGTCCTCTGGCGGTCCAAAGGGACTGACGGTGCGCGTAGTGAAGAACACTAATCAGCGCTCACAGGGGCAGGATGTGGTGATCAACGACGCAGGCAAGCTTACTGATCAGAAGTGGCTCGCCCACATGAACAAACGCTACCGTGTCTTGATGCAGGAGTCAGAGCTGGACGAGCTCTTTAAGCGGGACTTCAGCGTGACTGGGTCCATTATGCCGGCAGGCGCTACTGTTACCAAGAAGTCCGGGCATGTGCGCATTCACATTCCCCCTCCAACACAGGAGATACTGCCTGATAGCAAGCGCATCTGTATCGCGACGTCTCTGCCAGAGTGGACGCACCCAGCCTTTCTCTCCATTACGCACCTCAACACGATTCAGACAACGATCTTCGAGACAGCGTTTCACACCTCGCAGAACATGCTGGTGTGCGCGCCGACGGGTGCGGGTAAGAcggtgtgtgcgctgcttGTGATGCTGCGGTGCATCAGCGAGCACTTCGAGGGCGGTGTACTAGATCGAGACTTCAAGATAATTTTTGTTGCCCCAATGAAGGCGCTTGCGCAGGAGATGGTTGAGAACTTCTCGCGGCGCCTAGCGCCGTTCATGATGAAGGTGCGCGAACTTACGGGCGACATGCAGCTGACCAAGCGGGAGCTGGCGGAGACGCAAGTAATTGTGACAACGCCGGAGAAGTGGGATGTCATCACCCGCAAACAGAGCAATGAGGAGCTGGTAAGCCAAGTGCGGCTCATCATCATGGATGAGATTCACCTGCTGAACGAAGAGCGCGGTCCTGTGTTGGAGGCGTTGGTCGCGCGCACACTGCGGCACGGCGAGCTGAATCCggagcagcgcatccgcCTGGTGGGCCTCTCCGCCACGCTGCCCAACTACAAGGATGTGGCAAACTTCCTGCAGGCGGACTTACGGGAGGGTCTCAAAGTATTCGGCCCGGAGTATCGCCCTGTTCCTCTGGAGCAGACTTTTATTGGTGTGCAGAACGCATCTGGACCGCAGAAGCGCAACAAGGAGTTCGAGCTCGATCGCCTGGCGTATGAGGAGGTGGTGAAGAACGTGCGGGAGGGGCACCAGGTGATGGTGTTTGTGCACTCGCGGAAGCAGACGATAGGGCTGGCCAAGTACTTTATCGAGGAGTCAAAGTGCCGTGGGGAGGAGCAACTGTTTCAGTACAGAGGTGTAATGCCGTCAGCGATCGACAAGAAGGGCCGCACGCTTCAAGGGCGTGACTTGGCCTCCTTATTCATCGCCGGCTTCGGCGCGCACCACGCTGGCCTCGTCCGTTACGATCGCACCAGCACAGAGGGCTTCTTCAGGGACGGGTATCTGAAAGTACTGTGCTGCACAAGTACCCTGGCGTGGGGCGTAAACCTTCCGGCGCACACAGTGGTGATTCGTGGCACACAAATGTACGACCCCAAGCGCGGTGGGCTCGTCTCCATCTCGGTGCTGGATGTAATGCAGATCTTCGGCCGCGCTGGCCGTCCGCAGTTCGACACGAGCGGCCATGGCATCATCATATCCGATGACAAGGAAGTGAGTCACTTCCTCCGACTCATTGCACACGCCCTGCCCATCGAGAGTCAGCTGCAAGGCAAGCTGTGCGACCACCTGAACGCTGAGGTGAATGCCGGTACTATATCTTCCGTTATGGAGGCCTCTTCGTGGCTGGAGTACACGTACATGTGGCAGCGAATTCGAGTGAATCCGCTAACGTATGGGCTGAAAGTAAACAATGTCCGCAAAGACCCGGAGCTCAAGGCAGTGCGGTACGGGATGATTAACACTTCGTTCACCGACCTCGCCATTGCGGGTATGGTGCGCTACAACCCGGAGACGGGCTCGGTGGAGAGCACCGATCTCGGCCGTCTCGCGAGCCACTACTACATCACCTACGAGAGCATCAGTATATTCAACGAGAAGATGCGCCGCCCCGATGACACGTGGATCGACACGTTGGACATGGGCACTGCCATGAACATCGCTGCCTCAGCAAAGGAGTTCAGCCAGCTGAAAGTGcggcaggaggagctggatgAGCTTCAGTAcctgcaccagctgctgcctAAGCAGGTGCGTGAATACCGGGTGAGTGACGAGAGCGCCGACGAGACGAGCACGCAGTGGAAGGTGACAACGCTGCTCAAGGCGTACATCAACCGCCTTTCTGTTGAGACGCACTCTCTGTCATCTGACATGGTGTACGTGCTGCAGAACATGCCCCGCATCTGCCGCGCCCTCTTCGAGATTGAGCTGGAGCGTGGCCACCCTCTCACCACGTACACGTACTTGACGCTGTGCAAGTGCATTGAGCACCGCTGTTGGGACTTTGAGCACCCATTGATGCAGTTCGCGAATTGGAGCCACAGGGTGAACATTACGGACGCTGTGTGGATGAACTTGAACAAGCGCAACCCAAGCATGCAACTACTGCAGGAGATGacggcgaaggaggcgggggAGATGGTGCACAACGTGCGCGCCGGTCGCGACATTGTCGATCTGGTGTCAAAATTTCCCTCGGTGAACATCGACATTGATGTGCAGCCCATCACCCGCTCCATTCTGCGTGTCAAGGTGACGATTGAGGCGAATTTTGTGTGGAGTCGCGACTTGTCCGGGAACTCTGAGCTGTTCTGGCTTCTAGTGGAGGACCAGGACAACCACTTCATTTTCCACCACGAGTCGGTCACGCTCACTCGCAAGGAGGTGGAGTCTGGCACGCCGCACGTGGTGAATCTTGCTGTCCCGATTGTGCCCCAGTACGACATGTACTCGGTGCGTCTCTACAGTGACCGCTGGATGGGCTGCAAGGAGGACTACACCTTTTCCATTGGACACCTGCACCTTCCGGAGGACTCGCAAATGACGACGAAGCTGCTGCCTCTGGGCCCGCTGCGGCTCCACGTGATCCCAGAGGAGTACCACGTAATGTACAGCAACTACCGCCAGTTCAACGCGGTGCAGACCCAAATCTTCCACGCAATGTTCCACACAGACCAGAACGTCTTCCTCGGCGCCCCGACGGGCAGTGGTAAGACGATTGCTGCAGAGATGGCCATCCTCCGCGTGTTTGAGCAGTATCCTGGCAAGAAGGTGGTGTACATCGCGCCGCTCAAGGCCCTCGTGAAGGAGCGGCTTCGTGACTGGAAGGCCCGCATGACGCTTGTGGGACGCTCCGTGGTGGAGCTGTCGGGTGATGCGACGCCGGACATTAGTGCGCTCGCAAAGGCGGACATTTTGTGCACGACACCGGAGAAGTGGGATGGGATTTCGCGCAACTGGCAGGTACGCAGCTATGTCACGGCCGTGAAGCTGGTTGTGTTCGATGAGGTGCACATGCTGGGCACCGACCGTGGCCCGATTCTGGAGGTGATTGTAAGCCGCATGCGTTACATCGGGTGGAGCCTGAAGGCGCCGATCCGCTTGGTAGGTCTCTCCACGGCTGTCTCCAACCCGGGTGACCTGAGCTCGTGGCTTGGTGTGGAGAAGAAGTGGGCCGTGTTCAACTTTGACCCGTCAGTGCGTCCGGTACCGATGACAGTGCACATTGCGGGTTACCACGGCAAGAACTACTGCCCCCGTATGGCCACCATGAACAAACCGACGTACAACGCCATTTGCGAGAAGAGCCCGACGCAGCCGGTGCTTGTGTTCGTATCGTCCCGGCGGCAAACGCGACTCACAGCCATGGCCCTCATCGGTTTCCTGCTGATGGAGGACAACACGGCCAAGTGGGTGCATATGGATGTGGACCAGGTGCAGAAGTACACCTCGAGGCTAGATGACCCGTACGTGAAGCACTGCCTGCAGTTCGGCGTCGGCATCCACCACGCCGGGTTGCTGGAGGGCGACCGCACGATTGTCGAGGAGGCCTTCCTCTCAAATCGCATTcaggtgctggtggcgacaTCGACGCTGGCATGGGGTGTCAACCTCCCTGCGCACATGGTTGTGGTGAAGGGCACCGAGTACTTCGACGCCAAGACGAACTCCTACGTGGACTTCCCGATCACGGATGTGCTGCAGATGATCGGCCGTGCCGGGCGCCCGCAGTTTGATACGGAGGGCGTGGCCCAGGTGCTGTGCCACGAGCCCAAGAAAGGCTTCTACCGCAAGTTCCTCTACGACCCCTTCCCGGTGGAGAGCGCGCTGCACAAGCAGCTGCACGTCCACATCAATGCTGAAATTGTGTCGGGGACGATCAACACTCGCCAGGATGCGGTGAACTACCTGACGTGGACCTACCTCTTCCGGCGAATTGCACGCAACCCATCCTACTACGGACTGGAGGATGGCTCTCCCAAGGCGGTGACGAtcttcctctccaccctGGTGAAGGGCGTGCTGGCGGACCTTGAGCGCTGCGGTTGTATTGAGCAGCCGGATGCGATGGACGAGGATTTTGACCCGGATGCGATCCAGTACACCATACTGGGCAAGCTGTGCTCGTACTACTATATTTCCCATATCACGGTGGACTTGTTCAACCGCAGTATCGAGCCGGATCATTCCTgcggcgagctgctgcgtctcATGTGCGACGCGGAGGAGTTCAACGAGCTGCCGGTGCGTCACAACGAAGACAAACTGAACATGCAACTGGCGCGTCAGCTACCGCTGCCCGTCCGTGATGCAGAGGTGGACAGTCCGCACGCCAAGGCATTCCTCCTTTTTCAGGCGCTCTTTGAGCGCGCGCCGATGCCTATCACGGACTACATTACGGATCAGAAGTCCGCCATGGACAACGCGGTGCGTGTGATTCAGGCTATGGTAGACGTGGCCGCCAACAACGGCCACCTgtacgctgcgctgcgttgcATGGCGCTCATGCAGTGCATGGTGCAGGCCCGGTGGTGGGATGATAACTCTCTGCTGCAGATCCCGAACGTGGACAAGGCGATGCTGCCGGTGATCGAAAAGGAGTGCGATGGAgtgcgcggcgcggcggagctggcgaaTCGCCCGTTAGCGGTGCTACATAGTTTTCAGAAGGTGCTCGAGATGCCCATCTTCGGGCTGCAGGAGCGGGACGTGAACGAGTCgatggaggcggtgcgcggGCTGCCGCTCATCCAGGTTGACCTCACCattcagcaacagcagcctaCTGCAGCGGAGGAGACGAGTGCGAACGACGAGGAGGCTGTTCTGACGTACGAACTGACGGTCCATTTGCAGCGGCTTTCTTTTGGACAAAAGAGCGTCATCGCGCCGCACTTTTCGAAGGCAAAAGATGAGCAGTACTGGGTAGTGGTCGGCCACGAACCAACGGGCGAGCTTGTTGCCTTGAAGCGTGTGAATCGACtgcggcagagcagcacgacgacgctgcagaTCGAATGGGACGAGGACTGGGTACAGTACAACCCTGACGGCACCGTGGAGCTGAACATGTATCTCGTGTGTGACTCGTACATCGGCATGGATCAGCAGTACAGCTTCATCCTTCCTCGTTCAAactga